A genomic window from Sulfurimonas paralvinellae includes:
- the rpsB gene encoding 30S ribosomal protein S2, with the protein MVTMKDLLECGVHFGHQTRRWNPKMKKFIFGVRKNIYIIDLQKTLRYFRNTYQIVVDAAAEGKTVLFVGTKKQARNSVREAAIACGMPYVDNRWLGGMLTNFPTIQKSIRKLDVITEMQENGQIDLLTKKEALMLSRKKDKLEMYFGGIRDMKKLPDMLFIVDAVKEHTAVLEARRLGIPVVAPLDTNCDPDLITYPIPGNDDAIRSIQLFCREMTAAINEGKALRDGQGEEVEQTEEVASEEAAATEAPATEETTTEEA; encoded by the coding sequence ATGGTAACTATGAAAGACCTCTTAGAATGTGGTGTACACTTCGGACACCAAACTCGTCGTTGGAATCCAAAAATGAAAAAATTCATTTTCGGTGTAAGAAAAAACATCTATATTATAGATCTTCAAAAAACACTTCGTTACTTCCGTAACACGTACCAAATCGTTGTAGATGCTGCAGCTGAAGGAAAAACTGTTCTTTTCGTCGGTACAAAAAAACAAGCACGCAACTCAGTTCGTGAAGCGGCTATCGCATGTGGTATGCCATATGTAGATAACAGATGGTTAGGTGGTATGCTTACTAACTTTCCTACTATCCAAAAATCTATCCGTAAACTTGATGTTATCACTGAGATGCAAGAAAACGGACAAATCGATCTTCTTACAAAAAAAGAAGCATTGATGCTTTCAAGAAAAAAAGATAAACTTGAAATGTACTTCGGTGGTATCCGTGATATGAAAAAACTTCCTGATATGCTTTTCATCGTTGATGCTGTAAAAGAGCATACGGCTGTTCTTGAAGCACGTCGTCTTGGTATCCCTGTTGTAGCTCCACTTGATACTAACTGTGATCCGGATCTTATCACTTACCCAATCCCGGGGAACGATGATGCTATCCGTTCTATCCAACTTTTCTGTCGTGAAATGACAGCTGCGATCAACGAAGGTAAAGCACTTCGTGACGGTCAAGGTGAAGAAGTTGAGCAAACTGAAGAGGTTGCATCTGAGGAAGCAGCAGCTACAGAAGCTCCGGCAACTGAAGAAACTACTACAGAGGAAGCGTAA
- the tsf gene encoding translation elongation factor Ts: MAAVTAAMVKELRQATDAPMMDCKKVLVEADGDMEKAKELLKERGIAKAAKKADRVAAEGLTGLKIADDFSKAAVAEVNSETDFVAQNEGFQNLVKDTVEEIFNNNPADVEAFMSSDFGEKFTESVTKIGEKIELRRFAVMNAAPDEAMNGYIHSNNRIAVIVKAKCDSEKTAECMRDTLKQVAMHASAMKPSTLSYKDFDTEYVEGETKGRIEALKKENEELKRLGKPLKNVPKYVSMMQLTDEVMAQAEADIKAELLAEGKPEKILDKIIPGKIARFILDNTLLDQEQALLDQQYVLDDKLTVAQAIEKAAKACGGTAEITEFVRLEVGEGIEKKEDDFAAEVAAQMS, from the coding sequence ATGGCAGCAGTAACAGCAGCAATGGTTAAAGAACTTCGTCAGGCAACTGATGCTCCTATGATGGATTGTAAAAAAGTTTTAGTTGAAGCTGACGGAGATATGGAAAAAGCAAAAGAGCTTTTAAAAGAACGCGGTATCGCTAAAGCAGCTAAAAAAGCTGATCGTGTTGCAGCAGAAGGTCTTACAGGACTTAAAATCGCAGATGATTTTTCAAAAGCGGCAGTGGCAGAGGTAAACTCTGAAACTGACTTCGTTGCACAAAACGAAGGTTTTCAAAATCTTGTAAAAGATACTGTAGAAGAGATCTTCAACAACAATCCTGCAGATGTTGAAGCGTTCATGAGCAGTGATTTCGGAGAGAAATTCACAGAATCTGTAACAAAGATCGGTGAGAAGATCGAACTTCGCCGTTTTGCAGTTATGAATGCTGCACCGGATGAAGCTATGAACGGTTATATCCACTCAAACAACAGAATCGCTGTTATCGTAAAAGCGAAATGTGATTCTGAAAAAACTGCTGAGTGCATGAGAGATACTTTAAAACAAGTTGCAATGCACGCTTCTGCAATGAAACCAAGTACATTAAGCTACAAAGATTTCGATACAGAGTATGTTGAAGGTGAGACGAAAGGTCGTATCGAAGCACTTAAAAAAGAGAATGAAGAGTTGAAAAGACTTGGAAAACCTCTTAAAAATGTACCAAAATACGTTTCTATGATGCAACTGACTGATGAAGTGATGGCACAGGCTGAAGCTGACATTAAAGCTGAGTTACTTGCAGAGGGTAAACCGGAGAAGATTTTAGATAAAATCATCCCTGGTAAAATCGCTCGTTTTATCTTAGATAACACACTTTTAGATCAAGAACAAGCACTTCTTGACCAACAATATGTTTTAGACGACAAATTAACAGTAGCTCAGGCTATTGAAAAAGCTGCTAAAGCATGTGGTGGTACAGCTGAGATCACTGAATTCGTTCGCCTTGAAGTTGGTGAAGGAATCGAGAAAAAAGAAGACGATTTCGCAGCAGAAGTTGCAGCACAAATGAGCTAA
- a CDS encoding ABC transporter ATP-binding protein codes for MNLVSAKNISHSFDYELFSNVSLDLATKESIAIIGISGSGKSTLLHLLSTLLKPNSGEVKILGEDVLSLKPKKLSYLRRHELGLVFQSHYLFKGFSGYENLEVSEILAQEPIEDALLKRLEIEHCIHQKVTELSGGQQQRVSIARVLTKKPTIIFADEPTGNLDTVTAHEVMDLFFEYIEQHEAGMILVTHDDTLAHLCDKVYKLEDKELVRVK; via the coding sequence ATGAATTTAGTATCCGCAAAAAATATATCACACTCTTTTGATTATGAACTTTTCTCCAATGTTTCTTTGGATCTTGCTACAAAAGAGAGCATCGCCATCATCGGCATAAGCGGAAGCGGAAAATCAACACTTTTGCATCTTCTCTCAACACTCTTAAAACCTAACAGCGGAGAGGTTAAGATACTGGGTGAAGATGTACTCTCTTTAAAACCTAAAAAGCTTTCATATCTCAGACGTCATGAACTTGGTCTTGTCTTTCAGTCTCACTATCTTTTTAAAGGTTTCAGTGGGTATGAAAATCTTGAAGTTTCAGAGATATTGGCGCAAGAACCCATTGAAGATGCACTACTAAAGCGGTTGGAGATAGAACACTGTATCCATCAAAAAGTGACGGAACTCTCAGGTGGACAGCAGCAGCGTGTTTCCATTGCAAGAGTGCTGACAAAAAAACCGACGATCATTTTTGCAGATGAACCGACAGGAAATCTTGATACGGTAACGGCGCATGAGGTCATGGATCTTTTCTTTGAGTATATCGAGCAGCATGAAGCAGGCATGATCCTTGTCACACATGACGATACACTGGCACATCTGTGCGATAAAGTCTATAAACTCGAAGACAAAGAACTTGTAAGGGTAAAATAG
- the fliR gene encoding flagellar biosynthetic protein FliR, translated as MELAQIFNEANIVAFLLLFFRFAALFIAVPIFSHNNIPMNIKATMAFFFTVVFYASMPPLHIALDIPTIILAILSEFFLGMVVGVALQLAYNVITFAGGQISFMMGFSMASAIDPQSGVSMPIISQFLSLLALMVLLALNLHHWMLLFIDHSLKTVPLGGFLMSNDEFHYLMHAASNMFLVGFIIAFPIIALSWLADVIFGMLMKTMPQFNLLVIGFPIKIMVAFAVLIATLTAVMLILKGQVQEAFNALEMLF; from the coding sequence GTGGAATTGGCGCAGATATTTAACGAAGCAAATATTGTCGCTTTTTTACTGCTTTTTTTTCGATTTGCAGCACTTTTTATTGCTGTACCCATCTTTTCGCACAACAACATTCCTATGAACATCAAAGCGACGATGGCCTTTTTCTTTACAGTGGTCTTTTATGCTTCCATGCCGCCTCTGCACATCGCTTTGGATATTCCGACAATTATATTAGCCATACTGAGTGAATTTTTTCTCGGAATGGTCGTAGGTGTCGCTTTGCAACTGGCATACAATGTCATCACTTTTGCAGGCGGACAGATATCTTTTATGATGGGTTTTTCCATGGCAAGTGCCATTGATCCCCAATCTGGTGTCTCGATGCCGATTATTTCACAGTTCTTATCGCTTTTGGCCTTGATGGTTTTATTGGCTTTAAATCTGCATCACTGGATGTTGCTCTTTATCGATCATAGTCTTAAAACGGTTCCGCTTGGCGGATTTTTGATGAGTAACGATGAGTTTCATTACCTTATGCATGCCGCGTCAAATATGTTCCTTGTCGGTTTTATAATCGCCTTTCCTATCATCGCTCTTTCATGGCTTGCCGATGTTATTTTTGGAATGCTTATGAAAACAATGCCGCAGTTTAACCTTTTGGTCATAGGGTTTCCTATTAAGATCATGGTTGCCTTCGCTGTTTTAATTGCAACACTGACAGCTGTCATGCTGATACTCAAAGGTCAGGTGCAGGAAGCTTTTAATGCTTTGGAAATGCTTTTTTAG
- the gmk gene encoding guanylate kinase, with product MSKINGAVLVLSGPSGAGKSSLIHKIIDDIGESYFSISTTTRPIRKGEKNGVDYYFVDKEEFEREIEEDQFLEYAVVHGNYYGTSLRPVKQALSEGKLVIFDIDVQGNSAINSRLGDITTSVFITPPTLSELKRRLENRSTDEQEVIDRRIKMARKEIQRVAEYEYLLINDDLDAAADKLRIIATTARFKKSNDEINAFVNQWEDL from the coding sequence ATGAGTAAAATAAACGGTGCGGTACTGGTGCTTTCAGGTCCAAGCGGAGCTGGAAAAAGTTCTTTGATCCATAAGATCATTGATGATATAGGTGAATCTTATTTTTCTATCTCAACAACGACACGCCCGATCAGAAAAGGCGAAAAGAATGGTGTTGATTATTATTTTGTTGACAAAGAAGAGTTTGAACGTGAGATAGAAGAGGATCAGTTCTTAGAATATGCTGTTGTGCATGGCAACTATTACGGTACTTCATTAAGACCGGTCAAGCAGGCACTCTCTGAGGGTAAACTTGTCATATTTGATATAGATGTGCAGGGTAACAGCGCTATAAACAGTCGATTGGGAGATATCACCACTTCAGTATTCATTACACCGCCGACACTTTCAGAACTCAAAAGAAGACTTGAGAATCGCTCAACTGATGAACAGGAAGTTATTGACAGACGAATCAAAATGGCTAGAAAAGAGATACAAAGGGTTGCTGAATATGAGTATCTTCTGATCAATGACGACCTCGATGCAGCAGCAGACAAGCTGAGAATAATTGCAACAACAGCTCGATTTAAAAAATCAAATGATGAAATAAATGCATTTGTCAATCAATGGGAAGATTTATAA
- a CDS encoding Sec-independent protein translocase subunit TatA/TatB: MGMPSGTELLLIFGIIVLLFGAKKIPDLAKGLGKGIKNFKQEMKEVDEVDVEAPKKVESADEVASNEETPKTTTQA, translated from the coding sequence ATGGGAATGCCTAGTGGAACAGAGTTACTACTCATTTTTGGAATTATCGTACTGCTTTTTGGTGCGAAAAAAATACCTGATTTAGCGAAAGGTCTTGGTAAAGGGATCAAAAACTTTAAACAAGAGATGAAAGAAGTTGATGAAGTAGATGTTGAAGCTCCAAAGAAAGTTGAAAGTGCTGATGAAGTAGCTTCAAACGAAGAGACTCCAAAAACAACTACACAAGCGTAA
- the argS gene encoding arginine--tRNA ligase, with protein sequence MKQRVSALLREKLGREVVLEKPRDRSFGHFATPIAFSLAKELKKSPMIIADELASSFNDSDEFSSVEAVKGYLNFRLSEAFLTEYASWALDNPALFATQEKNQKVLLEFVSANPTGPLHIGHARGAVYGDTLYRLAKHLGYDITAEYYVNDAGNQIDLLGLSIQLHGRENLLDETVEYPESYYRGEYLDALSREAMEKFGADIFHDESRQRELAMWAKDEVMKIIVKDLADTNIHFDTFVYESTLYDDWDRVMKKMGDGIYEKDGKVWIASEAKGDEKDRVVVREDGRPTYLAGDIVYHNQKFERGYDHYINIWGADHHGYIARVKAAIEYLGYDSNKLEVLLSQMVSLLKDGEPYKMSKRAGNVILMSDIVEEIGADALRFIFASKKSDTALEFDLAEFKKQDSSNPIFYIQYAHARIQTLLSKSELNRDEILAATLKGLDAQADSLLFDALLLPEVVEDAFNTRQVQKLTDYLKSLAASLHKFYYDVRMIGTEDEAKLLKLMLVVALSIKTGLSLMGIEAKDKMVKEEE encoded by the coding sequence TTGAAGCAAAGAGTATCAGCGCTGTTGCGTGAAAAACTTGGTCGTGAAGTTGTTTTAGAAAAACCTCGTGACCGTTCTTTTGGCCACTTTGCTACTCCTATTGCCTTTTCTTTGGCAAAAGAGTTAAAAAAATCTCCGATGATTATTGCAGATGAACTTGCTTCATCTTTTAATGATTCCGATGAATTTTCAAGTGTTGAAGCTGTCAAAGGCTACTTAAATTTTCGTCTCAGTGAAGCATTTTTAACAGAGTATGCCTCTTGGGCACTTGACAATCCTGCACTCTTCGCGACACAGGAAAAAAATCAAAAAGTCCTTTTGGAGTTCGTATCGGCAAATCCGACGGGACCACTTCATATTGGGCATGCTCGCGGTGCTGTTTACGGTGATACCCTCTACCGCCTTGCAAAGCATCTTGGTTATGATATCACTGCAGAGTATTATGTAAATGATGCAGGCAATCAGATAGACCTTCTTGGACTTTCCATACAACTGCATGGTCGTGAAAATCTTTTGGATGAAACTGTAGAGTATCCGGAGAGCTATTACCGTGGAGAGTATCTCGATGCACTTTCACGAGAGGCTATGGAAAAATTCGGTGCCGATATCTTTCATGATGAATCACGTCAGCGTGAACTTGCTATGTGGGCAAAAGATGAAGTGATGAAGATCATTGTCAAAGACCTTGCCGATACGAACATTCATTTCGATACTTTTGTATATGAATCTACTCTTTATGATGACTGGGACAGAGTCATGAAGAAAATGGGTGATGGCATCTATGAAAAAGATGGCAAAGTCTGGATAGCTTCAGAGGCAAAAGGGGATGAAAAAGACAGAGTCGTTGTACGTGAAGATGGGCGTCCTACCTATCTTGCAGGTGATATAGTTTATCATAACCAGAAATTTGAGCGTGGATACGATCACTACATCAACATCTGGGGAGCAGATCATCACGGGTATATTGCACGTGTAAAGGCGGCTATTGAGTATCTTGGATATGATTCAAACAAGCTCGAGGTACTGCTTTCGCAGATGGTCAGTCTCTTAAAAGACGGTGAACCTTACAAAATGAGTAAGCGTGCGGGTAATGTCATTTTAATGAGTGACATAGTTGAGGAGATAGGTGCGGATGCATTGCGTTTTATCTTTGCGAGCAAAAAAAGTGATACGGCGTTAGAGTTTGACCTTGCAGAATTTAAAAAGCAGGACAGCTCAAACCCTATCTTTTACATTCAATATGCTCACGCACGTATTCAAACACTGCTTTCTAAGAGTGAGTTAAACAGAGATGAGATACTTGCTGCGACGCTCAAAGGGCTTGATGCGCAGGCAGATTCATTACTCTTTGATGCGCTTTTACTGCCTGAAGTTGTCGAAGATGCATTCAATACGCGTCAAGTGCAAAAACTGACAGATTATCTCAAATCATTGGCGGCATCACTGCATAAGTTCTACTATGATGTCCGGATGATCGGTACAGAAGATGAAGCAAAACTCTTAAAGCTAATGCTTGTTGTCGCACTTAGCATTAAAACAGGGCTTTCTCTTATGGGAATTGAAGCAAAAGACAAAATGGTAAAAGAAGAGGAGTAA
- a CDS encoding L,D-transpeptidase family protein translates to MIKSFLITLSFSTLLFSSQQIVLVVADDFNSSRATLTCYENEKVVCKDFKVNLGKNGLGWGIGIENIPHATNEPVKHEGDKKAPAGIFSLTDAFGYDYKFRTKLPYIHADTDTICVDDSNSPFYNQIIQAHGDEKSFEHMRRDDELYKTGVFVAHNPHAAAQRGSCIFLHIQRGDNIPTVGCTSMKEKDLKRIVMWLDKKKNPILIQIPKKYLNEVKRYYPALRNSQK, encoded by the coding sequence ATGATAAAAAGTTTCTTAATTACACTAAGTTTTTCAACATTGTTGTTTTCATCACAACAGATTGTCTTAGTAGTTGCCGATGATTTTAACAGCAGCCGTGCAACTTTAACATGCTATGAGAATGAAAAAGTCGTATGCAAAGATTTCAAAGTCAATCTTGGAAAAAATGGTTTAGGATGGGGAATTGGCATAGAAAATATTCCTCACGCAACAAATGAACCAGTAAAGCATGAAGGCGATAAAAAAGCCCCTGCCGGTATCTTTAGCCTAACAGATGCTTTTGGTTATGATTATAAATTCAGAACAAAACTTCCATACATTCATGCCGATACAGACACCATTTGTGTCGATGACAGCAACTCTCCGTTTTACAATCAAATCATTCAGGCACATGGTGATGAAAAAAGCTTTGAACATATGCGTAGAGACGATGAACTCTACAAAACAGGTGTCTTTGTCGCACATAACCCTCACGCAGCAGCGCAAAGAGGCTCATGCATTTTTTTGCATATACAAAGAGGTGATAATATTCCGACTGTCGGGTGTACTTCTATGAAAGAGAAGGATCTCAAAAGAATTGTGATGTGGTTAGACAAGAAAAAAAATCCAATCTTGATTCAGATTCCCAAGAAATATCTCAATGAGGTCAAAAGGTACTACCCAGCTTTAAGAAACTCGCAAAAATAG
- a CDS encoding acyl-CoA acyltransferase, producing the protein MSIKIRQAKVEDAPFLAQMMLQSSRAGKKVGLFDLIFETNDDKELLRKLEQLAQTEAKSHCNYRNFLIAEMDGQSVGTLCSYEPRKATKEVFIAALQEIGCSETLENTLEVFYGCKLDVSRTALMFDFMEELEGFLDVGVLKALMHKSLLSARLKGYSIAQTIIEIGSLEAELLYEKLGFSVIDEKECESYKEIFGRSGLKLLSISF; encoded by the coding sequence ATGAGCATTAAAATACGACAAGCAAAGGTTGAAGACGCGCCTTTTTTAGCACAGATGATGTTGCAAAGTTCTCGAGCGGGAAAGAAAGTTGGTCTTTTTGATCTTATCTTTGAAACCAATGATGACAAAGAACTTTTGAGAAAACTTGAACAGCTCGCACAGACAGAAGCAAAAAGCCATTGTAATTATAGAAATTTTTTAATTGCGGAAATGGATGGACAAAGCGTCGGAACACTTTGCAGTTATGAGCCGCGTAAAGCGACAAAAGAGGTTTTTATTGCAGCATTACAGGAAATTGGATGCTCAGAAACACTAGAAAATACTTTGGAAGTTTTTTACGGCTGTAAACTTGATGTAAGTCGTACTGCATTGATGTTTGATTTTATGGAAGAGCTTGAAGGTTTCCTTGATGTAGGCGTTTTGAAGGCATTGATGCACAAATCACTCCTTAGTGCTCGTCTCAAAGGCTATAGCATAGCACAGACTATCATTGAGATAGGTTCACTCGAAGCAGAACTTTTATACGAAAAACTAGGTTTTTCAGTAATTGATGAAAAAGAGTGTGAAAGTTATAAAGAGATCTTTGGAAGAAGCGGCTTGAAACTTCTTTCTATATCATTTTAG
- a CDS encoding Na+/H+ antiporter NhaC family protein: protein MPSLAAIALALYSRNVLLSLFGGILAGVFILHDFSFFTTVTETIALFFSLLSEPWILKTLAFAILVGSVMELLERSGGINGFVAYMTERSKLVSSPRSALMVSYIIGVVIFIESSITSLIAGAVGRPLCDKEGVPHAKLAFVCDSTSAPISSLLVLNGWGALLLGLIATQIESGFISGESVDWLIESVVFNFYSMSALLVTFLAVWFNIEIGPMKNATPPKVHAHISLSHKAPMSYMLAPIFVMIVSVFVFLYMTGSGNMLKGSGSSSIFYTMLTTLGFMYILYVVKGKMSSKSYFISAFIGGKKLFGIAMILLFAFAIGKVTSELRTGLYLASLASDNLAPVFLAGVIFLLSSLISFSTGTSWGTFSIMIPIAVPMATGLDANVALAMGAVISGGVFGDHCSPISDTTIISSLASDCEVIEHVKTQLPYALISGGIAFILFVIFS, encoded by the coding sequence GTGCCGTCTCTAGCTGCAATTGCTCTTGCTTTGTACTCACGCAATGTACTTCTTTCTCTTTTTGGCGGCATTCTTGCCGGTGTTTTCATACTGCATGATTTTTCTTTTTTTACAACTGTTACAGAGACGATTGCTCTGTTCTTTTCACTCTTAAGCGAGCCGTGGATTCTAAAAACACTGGCTTTTGCCATTTTGGTTGGCAGTGTGATGGAATTGCTTGAGAGAAGCGGCGGCATAAACGGTTTTGTGGCTTACATGACCGAGCGTTCAAAACTTGTCAGCTCACCGCGTTCTGCATTGATGGTAAGCTATATTATCGGTGTTGTGATTTTTATTGAGTCTTCCATCACTTCTTTGATCGCCGGTGCTGTAGGGCGGCCGCTTTGTGATAAAGAAGGTGTCCCTCACGCAAAGCTTGCTTTTGTCTGTGACTCGACATCGGCACCTATCAGTTCTTTATTGGTACTTAACGGCTGGGGTGCACTGCTGCTTGGTCTCATTGCCACACAGATTGAGAGTGGATTTATCAGTGGTGAGAGTGTTGACTGGTTGATCGAGAGTGTGGTTTTTAATTTTTACTCTATGAGTGCTTTGCTGGTCACTTTTTTGGCTGTATGGTTCAATATAGAGATAGGCCCGATGAAAAATGCAACACCGCCAAAAGTACATGCGCATATATCACTCTCACACAAAGCACCTATGTCATATATGCTCGCACCCATCTTTGTTATGATCGTATCGGTGTTTGTTTTTCTCTATATGACAGGTTCAGGAAATATGCTCAAAGGAAGTGGCTCAAGCTCCATTTTTTACACTATGCTTACAACGCTTGGTTTTATGTATATTCTTTATGTAGTGAAGGGGAAAATGAGCTCAAAAAGTTATTTCATATCGGCTTTTATCGGAGGAAAAAAACTCTTTGGCATTGCGATGATACTGCTGTTTGCATTTGCCATCGGAAAAGTGACGAGTGAGCTGAGGACCGGACTTTATCTTGCCTCACTTGCTTCAGACAATCTCGCTCCTGTTTTTTTGGCAGGAGTTATATTTCTGCTGAGTTCTCTCATCTCATTTTCAACAGGAACAAGCTGGGGGACGTTTTCTATTATGATTCCCATTGCCGTACCGATGGCGACTGGACTTGATGCAAATGTGGCGCTTGCCATGGGCGCGGTTATCAGCGGCGGTGTTTTTGGAGACCACTGCTCACCCATCTCGGATACTACCATCATATCGTCATTAGCAAGTGATTGTGAGGTCATAGAACATGTGAAAACGCAACTGCCTTATGCGCTCATCAGCGGTGGTATTGCGTTTATTTTATTTGTGATTTTCTCTTAA
- a CDS encoding exonuclease domain-containing protein, with product MAKYIILDTETTGTDENDRVIQLGYMVLGAKDIEVHNEFCSSDVPINFAAMEVHGITPEMIQDKPACRDTSAYKRLLELNTPDNYMIIHNAPFDLKMLEKEGFDVQMKVIDTLRVAKHIFADEDAHRLQYFRYKMELYKEEQKEADALGIEVKAHDAIGDVLVLKLFLTKLREAVQEKFPGENPVEKMVDLTNTPILVKTFRFGKHKGKTLEEVAREDAGYLRWMLGNMENLDDDMRYSINYYLES from the coding sequence ATGGCAAAATATATAATCTTAGATACGGAAACAACGGGAACGGATGAAAATGACAGAGTTATTCAGCTTGGATACATGGTCTTAGGCGCAAAAGATATCGAGGTGCACAATGAGTTCTGCTCAAGCGATGTACCCATCAATTTCGCAGCGATGGAAGTCCACGGCATCACACCGGAGATGATTCAAGACAAACCGGCATGCAGAGATACCTCTGCCTATAAACGACTTCTTGAGCTTAACACTCCTGATAACTACATGATCATCCACAACGCCCCTTTTGATCTGAAGATGCTTGAAAAAGAGGGGTTTGATGTGCAGATGAAGGTCATCGACACCCTGCGTGTGGCAAAACATATCTTTGCAGATGAAGATGCCCACCGTCTACAGTATTTTCGATACAAAATGGAACTTTATAAAGAAGAACAAAAAGAGGCAGATGCTCTTGGCATAGAAGTAAAAGCCCATGACGCTATCGGTGATGTACTCGTACTCAAACTCTTTTTAACAAAACTGCGAGAGGCAGTTCAAGAAAAATTCCCAGGTGAAAATCCGGTTGAAAAGATGGTCGACCTGACAAACACCCCCATCTTGGTAAAAACATTTCGATTCGGCAAGCACAAAGGAAAAACACTCGAAGAAGTCGCCAGAGAAGATGCAGGCTACCTTCGCTGGATGCTTGGCAATATGGAAAATCTCGATGATGATATGCGCTACTCTATTAACTACTATTTAGAGAGTTAA
- a CDS encoding DUF4139 domain-containing protein: MKRIILLSGFVLTQTIFATTLTIYNSNIALVQESQEIEIQKDEKEFVYDNLPNTLLDNSVDIKLPKEVTLYSQSYRPKRISQQDLAKNKELTNKLTFDIKSAKTLKADVKLSYLAQNISFAADYVLNIHKDQVNLTAWIDITNNSGKDFKNATVNLLAGDISRAYSHPQPVMYRSNMTAMDKTAKPTHKAVSSYHKYTLPRKIDLNTYQKHRVKLFGAENISIKSDYTALMNNPLYLMGERSSRVTHNIHLKGLQKELPAGIVRIYRDDEGEKLLLGENSIANTPKNAPLKLQVGKDFDTKVTQTMHSRNDTKTAFDVTVTYKLLNNSDEDKMLTLQIPFNKKQSSRIHSKLKYVYTKGNLVTFTLKVKANSERSFDVRFQSNRR, encoded by the coding sequence ATGAAAAGAATAATTTTACTCTCAGGCTTTGTCCTCACGCAGACAATTTTTGCGACCACACTTACCATTTATAACTCAAATATAGCCCTAGTTCAGGAGTCTCAAGAGATTGAAATCCAAAAAGATGAAAAAGAATTTGTTTATGACAATCTGCCAAATACACTTCTTGACAACTCCGTCGATATCAAATTGCCAAAAGAAGTCACACTCTACTCACAATCATACAGACCTAAAAGAATCTCACAGCAGGATTTGGCAAAAAACAAAGAGCTTACGAACAAACTTACATTTGATATAAAAAGTGCAAAAACACTCAAAGCAGATGTAAAACTCAGCTATCTCGCACAAAACATCAGCTTTGCAGCTGACTATGTTCTGAACATCCATAAAGATCAGGTGAATCTCACGGCATGGATCGACATCACAAACAATTCGGGAAAAGATTTTAAAAATGCAACCGTAAATCTTCTTGCAGGCGATATCAGCAGAGCATACAGCCATCCACAACCTGTCATGTATAGAAGCAATATGACTGCAATGGACAAAACCGCTAAACCGACACATAAAGCAGTTTCCAGTTACCATAAATATACCTTACCGAGAAAGATTGATCTCAATACATACCAAAAACACAGAGTCAAACTCTTTGGGGCGGAAAATATCTCTATCAAAAGCGATTACACTGCATTGATGAACAATCCTCTCTATCTTATGGGTGAGCGTTCAAGCAGGGTTACACACAACATACATCTCAAAGGTCTGCAAAAAGAACTTCCTGCGGGAATAGTGCGTATCTATAGAGATGATGAGGGCGAAAAACTGCTTCTTGGCGAGAACAGCATTGCAAATACACCGAAGAACGCTCCGCTTAAACTGCAGGTAGGTAAAGATTTTGACACAAAAGTAACACAGACAATGCACTCACGCAATGACACAAAAACAGCATTTGACGTTACGGTAACATACAAGCTCCTCAACAATTCAGATGAAGATAAAATGCTAACCCTGCAGATTCCATTTAACAAGAAACAGAGCTCACGCATCCATTCAAAGCTCAAATATGTTTACACTAAGGGAAATTTAGTTACATTTACACTCAAAGTAAAAGCGAACTCAGAGCGTAGTTTTGATGTTCGATTTCAAAGCAACAGACGATAA